Proteins from a genomic interval of Thamnophis elegans isolate rThaEle1 chromosome 2, rThaEle1.pri, whole genome shotgun sequence:
- the ILF3 gene encoding interleukin enhancer-binding factor 3 isoform X1, whose translation MRPMRIFVNDDRHVMAKHSAVYPTQEELTAVQNMVSHTERALKAVSDWINEQEKGNNEQPEPDTMETVAEEENKEGSEQKTTEHLTRTLRGVMRVGLVAKGLLLKGDLDLELVLLCKEKPTIGLLEKVADNLSTQLAAITEDKYEIIQSVSDAAITIKNTKEPPLTLTIHLTSPVVREEMEKMLAGETLSVNDSPDVLDRQKCLAALASLRHAKWFQARANGLKSCVIVIRVLRDLCTRVPTWAPLRGWPLELLCEKSIGTANRPMGAGEALRRVLECLASGIVMPDGSGIYDPCEKEATDAIGHLDRQQREDITQSAQHALRLAAFGQLHKVLGMDPLPSKMPKKPKNENPVDYTVQIPPSTTYAIAPLKRPMEEDGEEKSPSKKKKKIQKKGIELAREEKSDPPQAMNALMKLNQLKPGLQYKLVSQTGPVHAPIFTMSVEVDGITYEASGPSKKTAKLHVAVKVLQDMGLPTGVEGKERGDESAEETDQKPVAVAAPPVVEIICTPNAASPSEQTENVKQQGPILTKHGKNPVMELNEKRRGLKYELISETGGSHDKRFVMEVEVDGQKFQGAGSNKKVAKAYAALAALEKLFPDAPLPMEQKKKRAPMPARGGPKFPVKHNPGYGMAGPMHAEVPPPPNMRGRGRGGNIRGRGRGRGGFGGANHGGYINAGAGYGSYGYGGNSATAGYSQFYSNGGHSGNTGGGGASGYGSYYQGGDYSTPAPPKHAGKKQQHGGQQKPSYGSGYQSHQGQQQQSYNQNQYGNYGPPQGKQKGYNQGNYAAYSNSYNSPGGSGGGADYNYESKFNYGSGRGGGGANNYGSGGASYNPGGYGGGAGGGGASYQGKQGGYSQSNYNSPASNQNYSGPPNSYQPPQAGYGRNDHSMNYQYR comes from the exons ATG CGGCCAATGCGCATTTTTGTAAATGATGACCGCCATGTCATGGCAAAGCATTCTGCAGTTTATCCAACTCAAGAAGAACTGACAGCAGTTCAAAACATGGTCTCTCACACTGAACGTGCTCTCAAAGCTGTTTCTGACTGGATTAATGAGCAGGAGAAAGGTAATAATGAGCAGCCAGAACCTGACACCATGGAGACTGTAGCTGAAGAAGAGAACAAAGAAGGAAG tgAGCAGAAGACTACAGAGCACTTGACTAGGACGCTTCGTGGAGTGATGCGCGTTGGTCTTGTAGCAAAAGGCCTCCTGCTGAAGGGAGACTTGGATCTGGAACTGGTTCTGTTATGTAAAGAGAAACCTACGATTGGTCTTTTGGAAAAAGTAGCCGATAATCTCAGCACACAGCTTGCT GCTATTACTGAAGACAAATATGAAATTATTCAATCTGTCAGTGATGCTGCAATTACAATTAAGAATACAAAAGAGCCACCACTGACACTTACTATTCACTTGACATCCCCTGTTGTcagagaagaaatggaaaaaatgttAGCTGGAG AAACGCTATCAGTCAACGACTCACCGGACGTTCTGGACAGGCAGAAATGCCTTGCTGCCTTGGCGTCACTCCGACACGCCAAGTGGTTTCAG GCCAGAGCAAATGGCTTGAAATCATGTGTCATAGTCATCCGAGTGCTGAGGGATCTCTGTACCCGTGTTCCTACCTGGGCTCCGCTTAGAGGATGG CCTCTAGAGTTGCTTTGTGAGAAATCAATTGGAACAGCCAATCGGCCCATGggagctggtgaggcactgagaAGAGTTCTTGAATGCCTCGCATCCGGAATAGTTATGCCAG ATGGTTCTGGTATTTATGATCCTTGTGAAAAAGAAGCCACTGATGCTATTGGGCATCTAGACAGACAACAAAGGGAAGATATCACACAGAGTGCTCAG CATGCTCTGAGGCTTGCTGCTTTTGGCCAGCTTCACAAAGTCTTGGGGATGGACCCTTTGCCATCAAAGATGCCCAAGAAACCCAAAAATGAAAATCCAGTTGACTACACTG TCCAGATCCCCCCTAGCACAACATATGCCATTGCTCCTTTAAAACGTCCTATGGAAGAAGATGGAGAGGAGAAATCtccaagcaaaaagaaaaagaagattcagAAAAAAGGTATTGAGTTGGCAAGAG aGGAAAAGTCAGATCCTCCACAAGCTATGAATGCTCTCATGAAGCTGAATCAGCTAAAACCTGGACTTCAATATAAACTAGTATCTCAGACAGGTCCAGTTCATGCTCCTATATTTACTATGTCTGTGGAAGTTGATGGCATTACTTACGAAGCTTCGGGACCTTCCAAAAAAACAGCCAAGTTGCATGTTGCAGTCAAG GTTCTGCAAGACATGGGACTCCCTACAGGTGTGGAAGGCAAAGAGAGAGGCGATGAATCGGCAGAAGAAACTGATCAGAAACCAGTTGCAGTGGCTGCTCCTCCTGTAGTGGAAATTATTTGTACTCCTAACGCTGCTTCTCCTTCAGAGCAGACAGAG AATGTGAAACAGCAGGGACCAATACTGACCAAGCATGGGAAAAATCCAGTTATGGAACTCAATGAGAAACGGCGTGGCTTAAAATATGAGCTGATTTCAGAAACTGGTGGCAGTCATGACAAACGGTTTGTGATGGAG GTGGAGGTTGATGGCCAGAAGTTCCAAGGAGCCGGTTCAAATAAAAAGGTGGCAAAAGCTTATGCTGCACTGGCTGCGTTAGAAAAGCTTTTCCCAGATGCCCCCCTTCCAATggagcagaagaagaaaagggcCCCTATGCCAGCACGGGGGGGACCCAAATTTCCTGTAAAG CATAATCCAGGCTATGGCATGGCAGGACCTATGCATGCTGAAGTACCTCCTCCTCCAAACATGCGGGGTCGGGGCAGAGGAGGAAATATCCGGGGCCGAGGCCGGGGCAGAGGAGGATTTGGTGGTGCCAATCATGGAGGTTATATAAATGCTG GGGCCGGATATGGAAGTTATGGCTACGGTGGGAACTCTGCAACAGCAGGCTATA GCCAGTTTTACAGTAATGGTGGCCATTCGGGCAACACAGGAGGAGGTGGTGCTTCCGGCTATGGTTCCTATTATCAAGGTGGTGACTACAGCACTCCTGCTCCCCCTAAGCATgctgggaaaaaacaacaacatggtgGACAGCAGAAACCTTCTTACGGCTCAGGGTATCAGTCCCATCAGGGCCAACAGCAACAATCATACAACCAAAACCAATATGGCAATTATGGGCCCCCCCAAGGCAAGCAGAAGGGTTATAACCAAGGCAACTATGCTGCTTACTCAAATTCCTACAACTCTCCTGGTGGCAGTGGCGGAGGAGCAGACTACAATTATGAAAGTAAATTCA ATTATGGCAGTGGACGTGGAGGAGGAGGTGCAAACAACTATGGTTCAGGAGGTGCCTCCTACAATCCTGGTGGCTATGGGGGAGGTGCTGGTGGAGGAGGAGCATCTTACCAAGGTAAGCAAG GTGGATATTCTCAGTCAAATTATAATTCTCCAGCTTCAAATCAGAATTACAGTGGGCCTCCCAATTCCTACCAACCTCCACAAGCTGGATATGGCAGAAATGACCACAGCATGAACTATCAGTATAGATAA
- the ILF3 gene encoding interleukin enhancer-binding factor 3 isoform X5 gives MRPMRIFVNDDRHVMAKHSAVYPTQEELTAVQNMVSHTERALKAVSDWINEQEKGNNEQPEPDTMETVAEEENKEGSEQKTTEHLTRTLRGVMRVGLVAKGLLLKGDLDLELVLLCKEKPTIGLLEKVADNLSTQLAAITEDKYEIIQSVSDAAITIKNTKEPPLTLTIHLTSPVVREEMEKMLAGETLSVNDSPDVLDRQKCLAALASLRHAKWFQARANGLKSCVIVIRVLRDLCTRVPTWAPLRGWPLELLCEKSIGTANRPMGAGEALRRVLECLASGIVMPDGSGIYDPCEKEATDAIGHLDRQQREDITQSAQHALRLAAFGQLHKVLGMDPLPSKMPKKPKNENPVDYTVQIPPSTTYAIAPLKRPMEEDGEEKSPSKKKKKIQKKGIELAREEKSDPPQAMNALMKLNQLKPGLQYKLVSQTGPVHAPIFTMSVEVDGITYEASGPSKKTAKLHVAVKVLQDMGLPTGVEGKERGDESAEETDQKPVAVAAPPVVEIICTPNAASPSEQTENVKQQGPILTKHGKNPVMELNEKRRGLKYELISETGGSHDKRFVMEVEVDGQKFQGAGSNKKVAKAYAALAALEKLFPDAPLPMEQKKKRAPMPARGGPKFPVKHNPGYGMAGPMHAEVPPPPNMRGRGRGGNIRGRGRGRGGFGGANHGGYINAGAGYGSYGYGGNSATAGYSDFFTDCYGYHDFGSS, from the exons ATG CGGCCAATGCGCATTTTTGTAAATGATGACCGCCATGTCATGGCAAAGCATTCTGCAGTTTATCCAACTCAAGAAGAACTGACAGCAGTTCAAAACATGGTCTCTCACACTGAACGTGCTCTCAAAGCTGTTTCTGACTGGATTAATGAGCAGGAGAAAGGTAATAATGAGCAGCCAGAACCTGACACCATGGAGACTGTAGCTGAAGAAGAGAACAAAGAAGGAAG tgAGCAGAAGACTACAGAGCACTTGACTAGGACGCTTCGTGGAGTGATGCGCGTTGGTCTTGTAGCAAAAGGCCTCCTGCTGAAGGGAGACTTGGATCTGGAACTGGTTCTGTTATGTAAAGAGAAACCTACGATTGGTCTTTTGGAAAAAGTAGCCGATAATCTCAGCACACAGCTTGCT GCTATTACTGAAGACAAATATGAAATTATTCAATCTGTCAGTGATGCTGCAATTACAATTAAGAATACAAAAGAGCCACCACTGACACTTACTATTCACTTGACATCCCCTGTTGTcagagaagaaatggaaaaaatgttAGCTGGAG AAACGCTATCAGTCAACGACTCACCGGACGTTCTGGACAGGCAGAAATGCCTTGCTGCCTTGGCGTCACTCCGACACGCCAAGTGGTTTCAG GCCAGAGCAAATGGCTTGAAATCATGTGTCATAGTCATCCGAGTGCTGAGGGATCTCTGTACCCGTGTTCCTACCTGGGCTCCGCTTAGAGGATGG CCTCTAGAGTTGCTTTGTGAGAAATCAATTGGAACAGCCAATCGGCCCATGggagctggtgaggcactgagaAGAGTTCTTGAATGCCTCGCATCCGGAATAGTTATGCCAG ATGGTTCTGGTATTTATGATCCTTGTGAAAAAGAAGCCACTGATGCTATTGGGCATCTAGACAGACAACAAAGGGAAGATATCACACAGAGTGCTCAG CATGCTCTGAGGCTTGCTGCTTTTGGCCAGCTTCACAAAGTCTTGGGGATGGACCCTTTGCCATCAAAGATGCCCAAGAAACCCAAAAATGAAAATCCAGTTGACTACACTG TCCAGATCCCCCCTAGCACAACATATGCCATTGCTCCTTTAAAACGTCCTATGGAAGAAGATGGAGAGGAGAAATCtccaagcaaaaagaaaaagaagattcagAAAAAAGGTATTGAGTTGGCAAGAG aGGAAAAGTCAGATCCTCCACAAGCTATGAATGCTCTCATGAAGCTGAATCAGCTAAAACCTGGACTTCAATATAAACTAGTATCTCAGACAGGTCCAGTTCATGCTCCTATATTTACTATGTCTGTGGAAGTTGATGGCATTACTTACGAAGCTTCGGGACCTTCCAAAAAAACAGCCAAGTTGCATGTTGCAGTCAAG GTTCTGCAAGACATGGGACTCCCTACAGGTGTGGAAGGCAAAGAGAGAGGCGATGAATCGGCAGAAGAAACTGATCAGAAACCAGTTGCAGTGGCTGCTCCTCCTGTAGTGGAAATTATTTGTACTCCTAACGCTGCTTCTCCTTCAGAGCAGACAGAG AATGTGAAACAGCAGGGACCAATACTGACCAAGCATGGGAAAAATCCAGTTATGGAACTCAATGAGAAACGGCGTGGCTTAAAATATGAGCTGATTTCAGAAACTGGTGGCAGTCATGACAAACGGTTTGTGATGGAG GTGGAGGTTGATGGCCAGAAGTTCCAAGGAGCCGGTTCAAATAAAAAGGTGGCAAAAGCTTATGCTGCACTGGCTGCGTTAGAAAAGCTTTTCCCAGATGCCCCCCTTCCAATggagcagaagaagaaaagggcCCCTATGCCAGCACGGGGGGGACCCAAATTTCCTGTAAAG CATAATCCAGGCTATGGCATGGCAGGACCTATGCATGCTGAAGTACCTCCTCCTCCAAACATGCGGGGTCGGGGCAGAGGAGGAAATATCCGGGGCCGAGGCCGGGGCAGAGGAGGATTTGGTGGTGCCAATCATGGAGGTTATATAAATGCTG GGGCCGGATATGGAAGTTATGGCTACGGTGGGAACTCTGCAACAGCAGGCTATA GTGACTTTTTCACAGACTGCTACGGCTATCATGATTTTGGGTCTTCCTAG
- the ILF3 gene encoding interleukin enhancer-binding factor 3 isoform X6 codes for MRPMRIFVNDDRHVMAKHSAVYPTQEELTAVQNMVSHTERALKAVSDWINEQEKGNNEQPEPDTMETVAEEENKEGSEQKTTEHLTRTLRGVMRVGLVAKGLLLKGDLDLELVLLCKEKPTIGLLEKVADNLSTQLAAITEDKYEIIQSVSDAAITIKNTKEPPLTLTIHLTSPVVREEMEKMLAGETLSVNDSPDVLDRQKCLAALASLRHAKWFQARANGLKSCVIVIRVLRDLCTRVPTWAPLRGWPLELLCEKSIGTANRPMGAGEALRRVLECLASGIVMPDGSGIYDPCEKEATDAIGHLDRQQREDITQSAQHALRLAAFGQLHKVLGMDPLPSKMPKKPKNENPVDYTVQIPPSTTYAIAPLKRPMEEDGEEKSPSKKKKKIQKKEEKSDPPQAMNALMKLNQLKPGLQYKLVSQTGPVHAPIFTMSVEVDGITYEASGPSKKTAKLHVAVKVLQDMGLPTGVEGKERGDESAEETDQKPVAVAAPPVVEIICTPNAASPSEQTENVKQQGPILTKHGKNPVMELNEKRRGLKYELISETGGSHDKRFVMEVEVDGQKFQGAGSNKKVAKAYAALAALEKLFPDAPLPMEQKKKRAPMPARGGPKFPVKHNPGYGMAGPMHAEVPPPPNMRGRGRGGNIRGRGRGRGGFGGANHGGYINAGAGYGSYGYGGNSATAGYSDFFTDCYGYHDFGSS; via the exons ATG CGGCCAATGCGCATTTTTGTAAATGATGACCGCCATGTCATGGCAAAGCATTCTGCAGTTTATCCAACTCAAGAAGAACTGACAGCAGTTCAAAACATGGTCTCTCACACTGAACGTGCTCTCAAAGCTGTTTCTGACTGGATTAATGAGCAGGAGAAAGGTAATAATGAGCAGCCAGAACCTGACACCATGGAGACTGTAGCTGAAGAAGAGAACAAAGAAGGAAG tgAGCAGAAGACTACAGAGCACTTGACTAGGACGCTTCGTGGAGTGATGCGCGTTGGTCTTGTAGCAAAAGGCCTCCTGCTGAAGGGAGACTTGGATCTGGAACTGGTTCTGTTATGTAAAGAGAAACCTACGATTGGTCTTTTGGAAAAAGTAGCCGATAATCTCAGCACACAGCTTGCT GCTATTACTGAAGACAAATATGAAATTATTCAATCTGTCAGTGATGCTGCAATTACAATTAAGAATACAAAAGAGCCACCACTGACACTTACTATTCACTTGACATCCCCTGTTGTcagagaagaaatggaaaaaatgttAGCTGGAG AAACGCTATCAGTCAACGACTCACCGGACGTTCTGGACAGGCAGAAATGCCTTGCTGCCTTGGCGTCACTCCGACACGCCAAGTGGTTTCAG GCCAGAGCAAATGGCTTGAAATCATGTGTCATAGTCATCCGAGTGCTGAGGGATCTCTGTACCCGTGTTCCTACCTGGGCTCCGCTTAGAGGATGG CCTCTAGAGTTGCTTTGTGAGAAATCAATTGGAACAGCCAATCGGCCCATGggagctggtgaggcactgagaAGAGTTCTTGAATGCCTCGCATCCGGAATAGTTATGCCAG ATGGTTCTGGTATTTATGATCCTTGTGAAAAAGAAGCCACTGATGCTATTGGGCATCTAGACAGACAACAAAGGGAAGATATCACACAGAGTGCTCAG CATGCTCTGAGGCTTGCTGCTTTTGGCCAGCTTCACAAAGTCTTGGGGATGGACCCTTTGCCATCAAAGATGCCCAAGAAACCCAAAAATGAAAATCCAGTTGACTACACTG TCCAGATCCCCCCTAGCACAACATATGCCATTGCTCCTTTAAAACGTCCTATGGAAGAAGATGGAGAGGAGAAATCtccaagcaaaaagaaaaagaagattcagAAAAAAG aGGAAAAGTCAGATCCTCCACAAGCTATGAATGCTCTCATGAAGCTGAATCAGCTAAAACCTGGACTTCAATATAAACTAGTATCTCAGACAGGTCCAGTTCATGCTCCTATATTTACTATGTCTGTGGAAGTTGATGGCATTACTTACGAAGCTTCGGGACCTTCCAAAAAAACAGCCAAGTTGCATGTTGCAGTCAAG GTTCTGCAAGACATGGGACTCCCTACAGGTGTGGAAGGCAAAGAGAGAGGCGATGAATCGGCAGAAGAAACTGATCAGAAACCAGTTGCAGTGGCTGCTCCTCCTGTAGTGGAAATTATTTGTACTCCTAACGCTGCTTCTCCTTCAGAGCAGACAGAG AATGTGAAACAGCAGGGACCAATACTGACCAAGCATGGGAAAAATCCAGTTATGGAACTCAATGAGAAACGGCGTGGCTTAAAATATGAGCTGATTTCAGAAACTGGTGGCAGTCATGACAAACGGTTTGTGATGGAG GTGGAGGTTGATGGCCAGAAGTTCCAAGGAGCCGGTTCAAATAAAAAGGTGGCAAAAGCTTATGCTGCACTGGCTGCGTTAGAAAAGCTTTTCCCAGATGCCCCCCTTCCAATggagcagaagaagaaaagggcCCCTATGCCAGCACGGGGGGGACCCAAATTTCCTGTAAAG CATAATCCAGGCTATGGCATGGCAGGACCTATGCATGCTGAAGTACCTCCTCCTCCAAACATGCGGGGTCGGGGCAGAGGAGGAAATATCCGGGGCCGAGGCCGGGGCAGAGGAGGATTTGGTGGTGCCAATCATGGAGGTTATATAAATGCTG GGGCCGGATATGGAAGTTATGGCTACGGTGGGAACTCTGCAACAGCAGGCTATA GTGACTTTTTCACAGACTGCTACGGCTATCATGATTTTGGGTCTTCCTAG